One segment of Chionomys nivalis chromosome 3, mChiNiv1.1, whole genome shotgun sequence DNA contains the following:
- the P2rx2 gene encoding P2X purinoceptor 2 isoform X2 — MAAAQPRLPAGAAMVWRLARGCWSAFWDYETPKVIVVRNRRLGFVHRMVQLLILLYFVWYVFIVQKSYQDSETGPESSIITKVKGITISEHKVWDVEEYVKPPEGGSVVSIITRMEVTPSQTPGICPESMRVHSSTCHSDDDCVAGQLDMQGNGIRTGRCVPYYHGDSKTCEVSAWCPVEDGTSDNQFLGKMAPNFTILIKNNIHYPKFKFSKGNIASQKNDYLKHCTFDQDSDPYCPIFRLGFIVEQAGENFTELAHKGGVIGVIINWDCDLDLSESECNPKYSFRRLDPKYESASGYNFRFAKYYKINTTTTTRTLIKAYGIRIDVIVHGQAGKFSLIPTIINLATALTSIGVGSFLCDWILLTFMNKNKLYSHKKFDKVVDTLDQHVGQRLPVPEPSQQDSTSTDPKGLAQL; from the exons ATGGCCGCTGCACAGCCCCGGCTTCCCGCGGGGGCGGCCATGGTCTGGCGCTTGGCCCGGGGCTGCTGGTCAGCGTTCTGGGACTATGAGACTCCCAAGGTGATCGTGGTGCGGAACCGGCGCCTGGGGTTCGTGCACCGCATGGTGCAGCTGCTCATCCTGCTTTACTTCGTGTG GTATGTGTTCATCGTGCAGAAAAGCTACCAGGATAGCGAGACGGGTCCGGAGAGCTCCATCATCACCAAAGTCAAGGGGATCACCATATCGGAGCACAAAGTGTGGGACGTTGAGGAATACGTAAAGCCCCCGGAG GGGGGCAGTGTGGTCAGCATCATCACCAGGATGGAGGTGACACCTTCCCAGACCCCGGGAATATGCCCAGAG AGCATGAGGGTTCACAGTTCCACCTGCCATTCAGATGACGACTGCGTTGCCGGGCAGCTGGACATGCAAGGCAATG GGATTCGGACAGGGCGCTGTGTACCCTATTACCATGGGGACTCCAAGACCTGCGAGGTGTCAGCCTGGTGTCCGGTTGAGGATGGAACTTCTGACAA CCAATTTCTGGGTAAAATGGCACCAAATTTCACCATCCTCATCAAGAACAACATCCACTACCCCAAGTTCAAGTTCTCCAA GGGCAACATTGCAAGCCAGAAGAATGACTACCTGAAGCACTGCACATTTGACCAGGACTCTGACCCATACTGCCCCATCTTCAGGCTAGGCTTCATTGTAGAGCAGGCAGGGGAGAACTTCACAGAACTGGCACACAAG GGTGGTGTTATTGGAGTCATCATCAACTGGGACTGTGACCTGGACTTATCTGAATCAGAGTGCAACCCCAAATACTCTTTCCGGAGGCTTGACCCCAAGTATGAGTCTGCCTCAGGCTATAACTTCAG GTTTGCCAAATATTACAAGataaacactaccaccaccactcggACTCTTATCAAAGCCTATGGGATTCGAATTGATGTCATCGTGCATGGGCAG GCAGGGAAATTCAGTCTCATTCCTACCATCATCAATCTGGCCACTGCTCTAACCTCCATTGGGGTG GGCTCCTTTCTGTGTGACTGGATTTTGTTAACATTCATGAACAAAAACAAGCTCTATAGCCATAAGAAGTTCGACAAG GTGGTGGACACTCTTGACCAGCACGTGGGACAAAGGCTTCCTGTCCCTGAGCCTTCCCAACAGGATTCCACATCCACGGACCCCAAAGGTTTGGCTCAACTCTGA
- the P2rx2 gene encoding P2X purinoceptor 2 isoform X1, translating into MAAAQPRLPAGAAMVWRLARGCWSAFWDYETPKVIVVRNRRLGFVHRMVQLLILLYFVWYVFIVQKSYQDSETGPESSIITKVKGITISEHKVWDVEEYVKPPEGGSVVSIITRMEVTPSQTPGICPESMRVHSSTCHSDDDCVAGQLDMQGNGIRTGRCVPYYHGDSKTCEVSAWCPVEDGTSDNQFLGKMAPNFTILIKNNIHYPKFKFSKGNIASQKNDYLKHCTFDQDSDPYCPIFRLGFIVEQAGENFTELAHKGGVIGVIINWDCDLDLSESECNPKYSFRRLDPKYESASGYNFRFAKYYKINTTTTTRTLIKAYGIRIDVIVHGQAGKFSLIPTIINLATALTSIGVGSFLCDWILLTFMNKNKLYSHKKFDKVRTPRHTSSSWPVTLALVLGQVPPPPSHYSQDPSGGGPTFGEGAELPLAVQPPRPCSISAVTEQVVDTLDQHVGQRLPVPEPSQQDSTSTDPKGLAQL; encoded by the exons ATGGCCGCTGCACAGCCCCGGCTTCCCGCGGGGGCGGCCATGGTCTGGCGCTTGGCCCGGGGCTGCTGGTCAGCGTTCTGGGACTATGAGACTCCCAAGGTGATCGTGGTGCGGAACCGGCGCCTGGGGTTCGTGCACCGCATGGTGCAGCTGCTCATCCTGCTTTACTTCGTGTG GTATGTGTTCATCGTGCAGAAAAGCTACCAGGATAGCGAGACGGGTCCGGAGAGCTCCATCATCACCAAAGTCAAGGGGATCACCATATCGGAGCACAAAGTGTGGGACGTTGAGGAATACGTAAAGCCCCCGGAG GGGGGCAGTGTGGTCAGCATCATCACCAGGATGGAGGTGACACCTTCCCAGACCCCGGGAATATGCCCAGAG AGCATGAGGGTTCACAGTTCCACCTGCCATTCAGATGACGACTGCGTTGCCGGGCAGCTGGACATGCAAGGCAATG GGATTCGGACAGGGCGCTGTGTACCCTATTACCATGGGGACTCCAAGACCTGCGAGGTGTCAGCCTGGTGTCCGGTTGAGGATGGAACTTCTGACAA CCAATTTCTGGGTAAAATGGCACCAAATTTCACCATCCTCATCAAGAACAACATCCACTACCCCAAGTTCAAGTTCTCCAA GGGCAACATTGCAAGCCAGAAGAATGACTACCTGAAGCACTGCACATTTGACCAGGACTCTGACCCATACTGCCCCATCTTCAGGCTAGGCTTCATTGTAGAGCAGGCAGGGGAGAACTTCACAGAACTGGCACACAAG GGTGGTGTTATTGGAGTCATCATCAACTGGGACTGTGACCTGGACTTATCTGAATCAGAGTGCAACCCCAAATACTCTTTCCGGAGGCTTGACCCCAAGTATGAGTCTGCCTCAGGCTATAACTTCAG GTTTGCCAAATATTACAAGataaacactaccaccaccactcggACTCTTATCAAAGCCTATGGGATTCGAATTGATGTCATCGTGCATGGGCAG GCAGGGAAATTCAGTCTCATTCCTACCATCATCAATCTGGCCACTGCTCTAACCTCCATTGGGGTG GGCTCCTTTCTGTGTGACTGGATTTTGTTAACATTCATGAACAAAAACAAGCTCTATAGCCATAAGAAGTTCGACAAGGTGCGTACTCCAAGGCATACCTCAAGTAGCTGGCCTGTGACCCTTGCCCTTGTCTTGGGTCAGGTCCCTCCCCCACCTAGTCACTACTCCCAGGATCCATCAGGTGGAGGGCCAACTTTTGGAGAAGGGGCAGAGCTACCACTGGCTGTCCAGCCTCCTAGGCCTTGTTCCATCTCTGCTGTGACTGAGCAGGTGGTGGACACTCTTGACCAGCACGTGGGACAAAGGCTTCCTGTCCCTGAGCCTTCCCAACAGGATTCCACATCCACGGACCCCAAAGGTTTGGCTCAACTCTGA